In Candidatus Desulforudis audaxviator MP104C, a genomic segment contains:
- the carA gene encoding glutamine-hydrolyzing carbamoyl-phosphate synthase small subunit has product MQAVLALEDGTLYYGRAFGAGGENWGEVVFNTGMTGYEGVLTDPSYCGQIVVMTYPLVGNYGINSEDFESRGSFVRGFVVREVCDRPSNWKAAGTLAEFLANEGVIGLAGVDTRALTRRLRTKGTMRGIISTKTSDPETLIEKARSCPDFSAQDFIPTVATKEIVRYDGGDPVVALIDLGAKQNIVRCLQRRGCTVVVFPPDSLPADILALDPAGVVISNGPGDPVRAVSAIAAVRELAGKKPLFGICLGHQVLALALGARTYKLKFGHRGSNHPVKDLATGKVYISSHNHGFSVAEESLGPAGLVITHRSLNDGTVEGFRHRELPVMAVQYHPEAGPGPHDSEYLFDEFLELIGREGN; this is encoded by the coding sequence TTGCAGGCGGTACTGGCTTTGGAAGACGGAACCTTGTACTACGGCCGGGCATTCGGTGCCGGCGGGGAGAACTGGGGGGAGGTGGTCTTCAACACCGGGATGACCGGCTACGAAGGAGTATTGACCGACCCATCCTACTGCGGGCAAATCGTGGTTATGACCTACCCCCTGGTGGGCAACTACGGTATCAACAGCGAAGATTTCGAGTCCAGGGGCAGTTTCGTGCGCGGGTTCGTGGTCCGCGAGGTCTGCGACCGGCCCAGCAACTGGAAGGCGGCTGGCACGTTGGCGGAGTTCCTGGCCAACGAGGGGGTCATCGGCCTAGCTGGGGTGGACACCCGGGCCCTGACCCGGCGGCTGCGCACCAAGGGGACCATGCGCGGCATCATCAGCACGAAAACCAGCGACCCGGAAACCCTGATCGAGAAAGCCCGTTCCTGCCCTGATTTCAGCGCGCAGGACTTCATCCCCACGGTGGCGACGAAAGAGATCGTGCGTTACGACGGCGGTGACCCGGTGGTGGCTCTGATCGACCTCGGGGCCAAGCAAAACATCGTCCGCTGCCTGCAGCGGCGCGGTTGCACGGTGGTCGTGTTCCCGCCGGATTCCCTGCCCGCGGATATTCTGGCCCTCGACCCGGCCGGGGTGGTGATCTCCAACGGGCCGGGCGACCCGGTCCGGGCCGTGTCCGCCATTGCCGCCGTGCGCGAACTGGCCGGCAAAAAGCCGCTCTTCGGGATCTGCCTGGGGCACCAGGTGCTGGCGCTCGCCCTGGGGGCGCGTACCTACAAGCTGAAGTTTGGGCACCGGGGTTCGAACCACCCGGTGAAAGACCTGGCCACCGGCAAGGTGTACATCAGCTCCCACAACCACGGGTTCTCGGTCGCGGAGGAGTCGCTGGGCCCTGCGGGCTTGGTGATCACGCACCGGAGCCTGAATGACGGTACGGTGGAGGGCTTCCGCCACCGGGAACTGCCGGTGATGGCCGTCCAGTATCACCCAGAGGCCGGGCCGGGTCCCCACGATTCCGAGTACCTGTTCGACGAGTTTCTGGAACTAATAGGCCGGGAGGGGAATTAA
- the pyrF gene encoding orotidine-5'-phosphate decarboxylase, with protein MPAPEVPAEAGQRILVALDVDERERALTLARELRGEVGGFKIGMRLFFRHGPRMVEELAGVGGRLFLDLKLHDIPETVAQGVRALVGLGAHIINVHAAGGLVMMRAAAEAARTEAARAGVPAPKLVAVTVLTSLEQENLSRELGFGDDLESVVLAWAGLAKAAGLDGVVSSPLELTALRAALGPDFLLITPGIRPAGAQLQDQKRVMTPAQAVRAGADYLVIGRPITAAPDPVAAARAIVRELPASEAG; from the coding sequence GTGCCGGCACCGGAGGTACCCGCTGAAGCGGGTCAGCGGATTCTGGTAGCGTTGGACGTGGACGAGCGGGAGCGGGCTCTGACTCTGGCCCGGGAACTCCGGGGCGAGGTGGGCGGCTTCAAGATCGGCATGCGGCTCTTTTTCCGCCACGGCCCGCGGATGGTGGAGGAATTGGCCGGTGTGGGCGGCCGGTTGTTTCTGGACCTGAAACTGCACGACATCCCCGAAACGGTGGCCCAGGGGGTGCGGGCCCTGGTGGGCCTGGGGGCGCACATCATTAACGTCCACGCCGCCGGGGGCTTGGTCATGATGCGGGCGGCGGCCGAGGCGGCCCGTACGGAAGCGGCGCGCGCCGGGGTCCCGGCTCCGAAGCTCGTGGCCGTTACCGTGCTGACCAGCCTGGAACAGGAAAACTTAAGCCGGGAGTTGGGCTTCGGAGACGACCTGGAGTCCGTCGTGCTCGCCTGGGCCGGACTGGCCAAGGCCGCCGGCCTGGACGGCGTGGTGTCCTCGCCGCTGGAACTGACGGCGCTCCGCGCCGCACTGGGGCCGGACTTCCTGCTGATCACCCCGGGAATCCGCCCGGCGGGCGCCCAGCTACAGGACCAGAAGCGGGTCATGACCCCGGCCCAGGCCGTGCGCGCCGGCGCCGACTACCTGGTGATCGGCCGCCCCATTACCGCGGCCCCGGACCCCGTGGCCGCCGCGCGGGCCATCGTCCGGGAACTGCCGGCGAGCGAGGCGGGCTGA
- a CDS encoding dihydroorotase, whose protein sequence is MELLIRGGTVVDPAAGRTFQSDILVKDGRVAALEKKITARGARVLDAAGKLVVPGLIDMHVHLREPGQEHKETVASGTLAAVHGGFTAVAAMPNTDPVADTPGVIRYVLEKAREAGRARVYPVGALTVGSRGRELTEMGALRAAGAVAFSDDGRPVADAHVMRRALEYARMLGVPVISHCEEPALAVGVMHEGLVSTRLGLKGTPAAAEDVAVARDLILAEMTGCHLHVAHVTTAGAVRLIREAKARGVRVTAETTPHHFTLTDRAVVGFNTNAKVNPPLRTDADVAAVREGLADGTIDVIATDHAPHAAHEKEVEFDLAPFGLVGLETAVGLVFTELVAGGVLDLVAAVAKLSTNPARVLGLSAGVIEPGAVADLTVIDPAAAWTVDRGELVGKSKNTPFHGYRLKGLPHATIIGGEVHLVARGPTES, encoded by the coding sequence ATGGAGCTTCTGATAAGGGGCGGAACGGTGGTCGACCCGGCCGCGGGGCGCACTTTTCAGTCCGACATTTTGGTAAAAGACGGCCGGGTGGCGGCGCTGGAAAAGAAGATCACCGCCCGGGGCGCGCGTGTCCTGGACGCCGCCGGAAAACTCGTGGTTCCCGGTCTGATTGACATGCACGTGCACCTGCGGGAGCCCGGCCAGGAGCACAAGGAGACGGTGGCGAGCGGCACCCTGGCGGCCGTGCACGGCGGCTTCACCGCCGTGGCGGCGATGCCCAACACCGACCCCGTGGCCGATACCCCTGGGGTGATCCGGTACGTGCTGGAAAAGGCCCGGGAGGCCGGGCGAGCGCGGGTCTACCCGGTGGGGGCCCTCACCGTCGGTAGCCGCGGCAGGGAACTGACCGAAATGGGCGCCTTGCGGGCCGCCGGGGCGGTGGCCTTTTCGGACGACGGCCGACCGGTGGCGGACGCGCACGTGATGCGCCGGGCGCTGGAGTACGCCCGGATGCTGGGGGTGCCCGTGATCTCCCACTGCGAGGAACCGGCGCTGGCGGTCGGGGTGATGCACGAGGGCCTAGTCTCCACCAGGCTCGGGCTCAAAGGGACCCCCGCGGCCGCCGAGGACGTTGCCGTGGCCAGGGACCTCATCCTGGCCGAGATGACCGGCTGCCACCTGCACGTGGCCCACGTGACCACGGCGGGCGCCGTGCGCCTGATCCGCGAGGCCAAGGCCCGCGGCGTGCGGGTGACGGCTGAGACCACCCCTCACCACTTTACCCTGACCGACCGGGCGGTGGTCGGGTTTAACACGAACGCCAAGGTGAACCCGCCGCTGCGCACCGACGCCGACGTGGCCGCGGTGCGGGAGGGGCTGGCCGACGGCACCATCGACGTGATTGCCACCGACCATGCCCCGCACGCGGCGCACGAAAAAGAAGTGGAGTTCGACCTGGCTCCGTTCGGGCTGGTGGGCCTGGAGACGGCGGTCGGCCTAGTGTTCACCGAACTGGTGGCCGGAGGCGTTCTGGACCTCGTGGCGGCGGTGGCCAAGCTGAGCACCAACCCGGCGCGTGTTCTGGGCCTCTCCGCCGGGGTCATCGAACCAGGCGCCGTGGCGGACCTCACCGTCATCGACCCGGCTGCGGCCTGGACCGTTGACCGGGGGGAGTTGGTAGGAAAGAGCAAGAACACGCCGTTTCACGGCTACCGGCTGAAAGGACTGCCCCACGCCACCATCATCGGCGGGGAGGTCCACCTGGTGGCCCGGGGGCCTACGGAGAGCTGA
- a CDS encoding Rqc2 family fibronectin-binding protein, giving the protein MPYDGLVLAAVCRELEAKLAGSRIQRVQQPEKLTLVLQFRTPGMTYHLLLSAHPQQARVHLTGERLENPLSPPLFCSVCRKHLEGGRVEAFIQPGFERVLQLAVLSRDELGRESKKLLIAEIMGRHSNLVLVDAESGLILDAAKRYTHAVSRYREVLPGKPYLAPPREKASPPGLAAEEFGQLLLEMPVHLPVWEALQRRFEGLSPLMAREVVHRSGLDTELTLDFCGEHELVALWEACTRLFTRAGQGLFEPTVLLGPGGAAVDFAAFSIGHRASRTENEGMNALVDRVSRVRAGGERVKGLREGLFGAVSRARKRLEKRLEGCHETAADGAKAEELRLLGEVLTANLYRLDGNAERVILEDFYTGRPVEITLDPRLSPAQNAQAYFKRYSKLRKGAERARAELAELEAEAAYLDALETAIALAETPADLEEVREELAGAGYLRDKAGARRPRKAAEPRPLELQTADGAVVYVGRNNRQNDLVTFKIGRPDDIWLHTKNIPGAHVIIRTGGRPVSDRTLLEAASWAAYFSKARQGKKVPVDYTLRKHVQKPKGARPGFVIYTHEKTVLVDPRPVCLPGQEESGGR; this is encoded by the coding sequence ATGCCTTACGACGGGCTGGTGCTCGCGGCGGTCTGCCGCGAACTGGAAGCGAAACTGGCCGGCAGCCGGATCCAGCGGGTGCAGCAGCCGGAAAAGCTGACCCTGGTGCTGCAGTTCCGCACCCCGGGCATGACCTACCACCTGCTGCTCTCCGCCCACCCGCAGCAGGCGCGGGTGCACCTGACCGGGGAGCGGCTGGAGAACCCCCTCTCGCCCCCGCTCTTTTGCAGCGTGTGCCGCAAGCACCTGGAGGGCGGGCGGGTGGAGGCCTTTATCCAGCCCGGCTTTGAACGGGTGCTGCAGCTCGCCGTCCTGTCCCGGGACGAACTGGGGCGGGAAAGCAAAAAGCTCCTGATCGCCGAGATCATGGGCCGCCACAGCAACCTGGTGCTGGTCGACGCCGAATCCGGACTGATCCTGGACGCCGCCAAGCGCTACACCCACGCGGTGAGCCGCTACCGGGAGGTCCTGCCGGGCAAGCCCTACCTGGCCCCGCCCCGGGAGAAGGCCTCCCCCCCAGGGCTTGCGGCCGAGGAATTCGGCCAGTTGCTGCTGGAGATGCCCGTGCACCTTCCGGTCTGGGAGGCGCTGCAGCGGCGGTTCGAGGGTTTGAGCCCCCTGATGGCCCGCGAGGTGGTGCACCGGAGCGGGCTGGACACCGAACTGACCCTGGACTTCTGCGGCGAACACGAGCTGGTCGCCCTCTGGGAGGCCTGCACCCGCCTTTTCACCCGGGCCGGACAGGGCCTTTTCGAGCCGACTGTTCTCCTCGGCCCCGGGGGCGCGGCGGTGGACTTCGCCGCTTTCAGCATCGGGCACCGGGCGAGCCGGACCGAGAACGAGGGAATGAACGCCCTGGTGGACCGGGTGTCCCGGGTGCGGGCGGGCGGCGAGCGGGTGAAGGGCCTCCGCGAGGGCCTTTTCGGCGCGGTGTCCCGGGCGCGCAAGCGCCTGGAGAAGCGCCTGGAGGGGTGCCACGAAACGGCCGCCGACGGGGCGAAGGCGGAAGAGTTGCGGCTGCTCGGGGAGGTGCTGACCGCCAACTTGTACCGGCTGGACGGGAACGCCGAGCGGGTCATACTGGAGGACTTCTATACCGGGCGGCCGGTGGAGATCACCCTGGATCCGCGGCTCTCTCCCGCCCAGAACGCGCAGGCTTACTTCAAGCGGTACAGCAAGCTGCGTAAGGGTGCCGAGCGGGCCCGCGCGGAACTGGCCGAGCTGGAGGCCGAGGCGGCCTACCTGGACGCGCTAGAGACGGCCATCGCCCTGGCCGAGACCCCGGCGGACCTGGAGGAGGTCCGGGAGGAACTGGCCGGCGCCGGCTATCTCCGTGACAAGGCCGGGGCCAGGCGGCCCAGGAAGGCGGCGGAACCCCGGCCCCTGGAACTGCAGACGGCCGACGGGGCCGTGGTGTACGTCGGCCGGAACAACCGCCAGAACGACCTGGTCACCTTCAAGATCGGGCGGCCGGACGACATCTGGCTGCACACCAAGAACATCCCGGGGGCGCACGTCATCATCCGCACCGGCGGGCGGCCGGTGAGCGACCGGACCCTCCTGGAGGCGGCCTCCTGGGCGGCTTACTTCAGCAAGGCCCGCCAGGGAAAAAAGGTGCCGGTGGATTACACCCTGCGCAAACACGTGCAAAAGCCCAAGGGCGCACGCCCCGGGTTCGTAATCTACACCCACGAGAAAACGGTGCTGGTGGACCCACGACCGGTGTGTTTACCTGGGCAGGAGGAGTCTGGGGGGCGGTAG
- a CDS encoding dihydroorotate dehydrogenase electron transfer subunit: MTYVTDAKVVSHRRVAAGCRRLVLAAPEIARAVRPGQFLHVRCDGTADPLLRRPLSVHDADRERGTVTILYRVVGRGTALLAQKKQGGRVNVLGPLGRGFDPPAEHRRVAVVGGGIGIAPLFFLARELSADPLKRVPRRAVTVFQGARTAAELDVADFTTLPVNLFTATDDGSRGHAGSVVELFLDTVCHEPVDWVSAAGPPGMLRALAGALETLGLSGEFSLEERMGCGIGACVCCSCRIGAPDRWEYRRVCADGPVFGAREVVWE; the protein is encoded by the coding sequence TTGACTTACGTCACGGACGCGAAGGTGGTTTCCCACCGGCGGGTGGCGGCCGGCTGCCGCCGCCTAGTGCTCGCGGCCCCGGAAATCGCCCGGGCCGTCAGGCCCGGGCAGTTCCTGCACGTGCGCTGCGACGGCACGGCGGACCCCCTGCTGCGCCGCCCCTTGAGCGTGCACGACGCCGACCGGGAGCGGGGCACGGTCACCATCCTTTACCGGGTGGTCGGCCGCGGCACCGCGCTTTTGGCACAGAAAAAGCAGGGCGGGCGCGTGAACGTCCTCGGCCCGCTGGGCCGGGGTTTTGACCCGCCTGCGGAGCACCGCCGCGTGGCCGTAGTCGGCGGGGGCATCGGCATCGCCCCGCTCTTTTTCCTGGCCCGCGAGCTGTCCGCCGACCCGCTAAAGCGGGTACCCCGGCGAGCGGTCACCGTTTTCCAGGGCGCCCGGACCGCCGCCGAACTGGACGTGGCGGACTTCACCACTCTGCCGGTCAACCTTTTCACGGCCACCGACGACGGCTCCCGCGGGCACGCTGGCTCGGTGGTCGAGCTGTTTCTGGATACCGTGTGCCATGAGCCCGTGGACTGGGTGTCGGCCGCCGGGCCTCCGGGAATGCTCCGGGCCCTGGCGGGCGCGCTGGAGACCCTGGGGCTTTCCGGCGAGTTCTCTCTGGAGGAGCGGATGGGTTGCGGCATCGGGGCCTGCGTGTGCTGCAGCTGCCGCATCGGCGCTCCGGACCGGTGGGAGTACCGGCGGGTCTGCGCCGACGGCCCGGTGTTCGGCGCCCGGGAGGTGGTCTGGGAGTGA
- a CDS encoding aspartate carbamoyltransferase catalytic subunit — MPVRHLLGLADMPAAEINEFLENALPMKQIISRDIKKVPTLRGKTVVTLFYEPSTRTRMSFELAAKYLSADTVNVSASASSATKGESLADTARTIAALGADLVVLRHPCAGAPHLLARMIDVPVVNAGDGMHEHPTQALLDLFTLREKRPDLEGLKLVIIGDILHSRVARSNIWALTRFGVDVHLVAPPTLLPAGIAAFGVTVHDRPEDALPDAGAVMVLRLQRERQQEGLIPDVREYARLYGLNSERLALTRPDAIVMHPGPMNRGIEIAHTVADGTRAVITDQVTNGVAVRMAVLYLLMLGRVD, encoded by the coding sequence ATGCCGGTGCGACACCTGCTCGGGCTGGCGGACATGCCGGCCGCCGAGATCAACGAGTTCCTGGAAAACGCCCTGCCTATGAAGCAGATCATCAGCCGGGATATCAAGAAGGTGCCCACGCTCCGCGGGAAGACGGTGGTCACCCTCTTTTACGAACCGAGCACCAGGACCAGGATGTCGTTCGAGTTGGCCGCCAAGTACTTGAGCGCCGACACCGTGAACGTGTCCGCGTCCGCCTCGAGTGCTACCAAGGGCGAAAGCCTGGCGGACACCGCCCGGACCATCGCCGCCCTGGGGGCTGACCTGGTGGTGCTCAGACACCCGTGCGCCGGCGCGCCGCACCTCCTGGCGCGGATGATCGACGTCCCCGTGGTGAACGCCGGCGACGGCATGCACGAACACCCGACGCAGGCCCTTTTGGACCTCTTCACGCTCCGCGAGAAACGGCCCGACCTGGAGGGCCTGAAACTGGTGATCATCGGCGACATTCTGCACAGCCGGGTGGCGCGGTCCAACATCTGGGCCCTGACCCGGTTCGGGGTGGATGTCCACCTGGTGGCGCCGCCTACTTTACTCCCGGCCGGCATCGCCGCGTTCGGGGTGACAGTGCACGACCGGCCCGAGGACGCCCTCCCCGACGCGGGCGCGGTGATGGTCCTGCGCCTGCAGCGGGAACGTCAGCAGGAGGGCCTTATCCCGGACGTCCGGGAGTACGCGCGGCTTTACGGTTTGAACAGCGAACGCCTGGCCCTGACCCGGCCGGACGCCATAGTGATGCACCCGGGCCCGATGAACCGGGGCATCGAAATCGCGCACACCGTTGCCGACGGAACGCGTGCCGTGATCACCGACCAGGTGACCAACGGGGTGGCCGTGCGCATGGCGGTGCTGTACCTCCTGATGCTGGGGAGGGTTGACTGA
- a CDS encoding DNA alkylation repair protein, producing MNRSEEILRQLKTLADPAAVAGMARFGISPENNYGVRVPVLRKLAREIGRDHGLARELWVTGVREARIIAGLVAVPRKVTEQEMEDWVRDFHDWEVCDQTCMNLFQNTAYAYVKAVEWGMRPEEFVKRAGFILMARLAVADEQAGDADFRMFLRLIEREAGDSRNYVKKAVNWALRQIGKRSRELNAAAVDTAHRIQTQNSKSARWIAAAALRELTGDAVQERLRTRAARRCKLK from the coding sequence ATGAACCGGTCGGAAGAGATCTTGCGCCAATTGAAGACCCTGGCTGACCCGGCAGCGGTGGCCGGAATGGCCCGGTTCGGCATCAGCCCGGAAAACAACTACGGGGTGCGGGTGCCCGTGCTCCGGAAGCTGGCCAGGGAGATCGGCCGCGACCATGGACTGGCCCGGGAACTCTGGGTCACGGGTGTGCGAGAGGCCCGGATCATCGCCGGGCTCGTTGCCGTACCCAGGAAGGTCACCGAGCAAGAAATGGAGGACTGGGTCCGGGACTTCCACGACTGGGAAGTCTGCGACCAGACCTGCATGAACCTCTTTCAGAACACCGCCTACGCCTACGTCAAAGCCGTGGAATGGGGCATGCGGCCTGAGGAGTTCGTGAAAAGGGCCGGTTTTATCCTGATGGCCCGACTGGCGGTCGCGGACGAGCAGGCGGGGGACGCCGACTTCCGGATGTTCCTGCGCCTCATCGAGCGGGAGGCGGGCGACAGCCGGAACTACGTGAAAAAGGCGGTGAACTGGGCGCTGCGGCAGATCGGGAAGAGAAGCCGGGAACTGAACGCCGCCGCCGTGGACACCGCCCACCGGATCCAGACGCAGAACAGCAAGAGCGCCCGCTGGATCGCCGCTGCTGCTCTGCGGGAGCTGACCGGAGACGCCGTCCAGGAAAGGCTCCGGACGAGAGCGGCACGTAGATGCAAATTGAAATAA
- the carB gene encoding carbamoyl-phosphate synthase large subunit produces the protein MPKDKALKKVMVIGSGPIIIGQAAEFDYAGTQACRALREEGLEVVLINSNPATIMTDANMADRIYIEPLTPEFVAKVISQERPDALLPTLGGQTGLNLAKQVADAGILDQYGVRLLGTPLESIKRAEDREHFKNMCLEIGEPVPESSIISDVDAAVAFARKIGYPVVVRPAYTLGGTGGGVAFSEDELREIAVRGLTMSIIHQVLVEKCVLGWKEIEYEVMRDAAGNCITICSMENIDPMGIHTGDSIVVAPTQTLSDREHQMLRSASLKIIRALGVEGGCNVQFALDPESYDYYVIEVNPRLSRSSALASKATGYPIAKVATKVAVGLTLDEIKNAVTGKTYACFEPALDYVVVKYPRWPFDKFSLANRNLGTQMKSTGEVMAIGRTFEEALLKAVRSLETGVTGMNLPELREWDNDRLRARMARPDDLRLFLVAEALRRGFPVNEIFELTRIDRFFLDKIKNITEAEELVRAARPTDVGTPTGVGAPAGLTPELLRRVKRIGLSDTTIAELVGTTSREVHRLRRELGVEPVYKMVDTCAGEFEATTPYYYSTYEDEDEAEPQAVRKVVVLGSGPIRIGQGIEFDYCSVHSVWALKEQGVKAIIINNNPETVSTDFDTADRLYFEPLVPEDVMNILHKEKPDGVIVQFGGQTAINLARPVEKAGFNILGTSVADIDRAEDRERFDQLVAELGIPRPPGGTGFSVEEAQRIAEQVGFPVLVRPSYVLGGRAMEIVYNSQELLEYMADAVRVTPKHPVLVDKYLLGKELEVDAVCDGETVLVPGIMEHVERAGIHSGDSIAVFPPQTLTPEIKEQLFEYTQQIARALKIRGLVNIQFVLHEGRVFVLEVNPRSSRTVPYLSKVTGIPMVNLATRICLGATLPELGYRGGLYEETRNIAVKAPVFSFAKLLDVDVCLGPEMKSTGEVMGVSKDYALALYKACLSAGYTLPSSGKAVVTIADRDKDEALPLVRSLVNLGFEIVATEGTAAFLRSRAITVEVARKVHEGSPNIVDLIRENRIHLVVNTLTKGKLTTRDGFRIRRAAVEMGVPCLTSLDTARVVIEVMRARQRGETMPLIPLQEYVS, from the coding sequence ATGCCGAAAGACAAAGCGCTAAAGAAAGTAATGGTCATCGGTTCCGGTCCGATCATCATCGGCCAGGCGGCCGAGTTCGACTATGCCGGGACCCAGGCCTGCCGCGCCCTCCGTGAGGAGGGCCTCGAGGTGGTCCTCATCAACTCCAACCCGGCCACCATCATGACCGACGCCAACATGGCTGACCGGATTTATATTGAGCCGCTCACCCCGGAATTCGTGGCCAAGGTCATCAGCCAGGAAAGGCCGGACGCGTTGCTGCCCACCCTGGGCGGGCAGACCGGTCTGAACCTGGCCAAGCAGGTGGCGGACGCGGGCATCCTGGACCAGTACGGGGTCCGACTTTTGGGCACGCCGCTGGAATCCATCAAGCGCGCCGAGGACCGGGAACACTTCAAGAACATGTGCCTGGAGATCGGCGAGCCGGTACCCGAGAGCAGCATCATTTCCGACGTGGACGCCGCCGTGGCCTTCGCCCGGAAGATCGGCTACCCGGTGGTGGTCCGCCCGGCTTACACCTTGGGCGGCACCGGGGGCGGGGTCGCCTTTTCCGAGGATGAACTGCGGGAGATCGCCGTCCGCGGGCTGACCATGAGCATCATTCACCAGGTGCTGGTGGAAAAATGCGTGCTCGGCTGGAAGGAGATCGAGTACGAGGTGATGCGCGACGCCGCCGGCAACTGCATCACCATCTGCAGCATGGAGAACATCGACCCGATGGGCATCCACACCGGGGACAGCATCGTGGTCGCCCCGACCCAGACCTTAAGCGACCGGGAGCACCAGATGCTGCGTAGCGCCTCACTGAAGATCATCCGGGCCCTCGGGGTGGAAGGCGGCTGCAACGTCCAGTTCGCCCTGGACCCGGAAAGCTACGATTACTACGTGATTGAGGTGAACCCGCGCCTGTCGCGTTCCTCAGCCCTGGCGTCCAAGGCCACCGGCTATCCCATCGCCAAGGTGGCGACCAAGGTGGCCGTCGGCCTGACCCTGGACGAGATCAAGAACGCGGTCACCGGCAAGACCTACGCCTGCTTCGAGCCGGCGCTGGACTACGTGGTGGTGAAGTACCCACGCTGGCCGTTCGACAAGTTTTCCCTGGCCAACCGGAACCTCGGCACCCAGATGAAGTCGACTGGCGAGGTGATGGCCATCGGCCGTACCTTCGAGGAGGCGCTACTGAAGGCGGTGCGCTCACTGGAAACGGGTGTCACGGGCATGAACCTGCCCGAACTCCGGGAGTGGGACAACGACCGACTGCGCGCCCGGATGGCCAGACCGGACGACCTGCGCCTGTTTCTGGTGGCCGAGGCTCTGCGCCGGGGCTTCCCCGTGAACGAGATTTTCGAGCTCACCCGGATCGACCGCTTCTTCCTGGACAAGATTAAGAACATCACCGAGGCCGAGGAGTTGGTGCGCGCGGCCCGACCCACTGACGTGGGTACCCCGACGGGCGTGGGTGCCCCGGCCGGGCTGACCCCCGAACTCCTGCGGCGCGTGAAGCGGATCGGCCTCTCCGACACCACCATCGCGGAGCTGGTGGGCACCACCTCCCGGGAGGTCCACCGCCTGCGCCGGGAGCTGGGGGTGGAACCGGTCTACAAGATGGTGGATACCTGCGCCGGAGAGTTCGAGGCCACCACGCCCTACTACTACTCCACGTACGAGGACGAGGACGAGGCCGAGCCCCAAGCGGTACGCAAGGTGGTCGTTTTAGGCTCGGGCCCGATTCGGATCGGGCAGGGGATCGAGTTCGACTACTGCTCGGTGCACTCGGTATGGGCCTTGAAGGAGCAGGGCGTCAAGGCGATCATCATCAACAACAACCCGGAGACGGTCAGCACTGACTTCGACACCGCCGACCGGCTGTACTTTGAGCCACTGGTCCCGGAGGACGTGATGAACATCCTGCACAAAGAAAAACCCGACGGGGTGATCGTGCAGTTCGGCGGGCAGACGGCGATCAACCTGGCCCGTCCGGTGGAAAAGGCCGGCTTCAACATCTTGGGCACCTCGGTGGCCGACATCGACCGCGCCGAGGACCGGGAGCGCTTCGACCAGCTCGTGGCTGAACTCGGCATCCCGCGGCCGCCCGGGGGGACCGGCTTTTCGGTCGAGGAAGCACAGCGGATCGCGGAGCAGGTGGGCTTCCCGGTCCTGGTCCGGCCGTCCTACGTCCTGGGCGGAAGGGCGATGGAGATCGTGTATAACTCCCAGGAGCTTTTAGAGTACATGGCAGACGCGGTCCGGGTGACTCCGAAGCATCCGGTGCTGGTCGACAAGTACCTTTTGGGCAAGGAGTTGGAGGTCGACGCCGTCTGCGACGGCGAAACCGTTCTAGTTCCGGGCATCATGGAGCACGTGGAACGGGCCGGGATCCACTCCGGGGACAGCATCGCGGTGTTCCCGCCGCAGACCCTGACCCCGGAGATCAAGGAGCAGCTTTTCGAGTACACACAGCAAATCGCCCGGGCGCTCAAGATCCGGGGCCTGGTGAACATCCAGTTCGTCCTGCACGAAGGGCGGGTGTTCGTCCTGGAGGTGAACCCGCGCTCCAGCCGCACCGTGCCCTACCTGAGCAAGGTCACCGGCATCCCGATGGTGAACCTGGCGACCAGGATCTGCCTGGGGGCCACGCTGCCGGAATTGGGGTACCGGGGCGGGCTGTACGAGGAGACGCGGAACATCGCGGTGAAGGCGCCGGTCTTCTCCTTCGCGAAACTCTTGGACGTGGACGTGTGCCTGGGTCCCGAAATGAAGTCCACCGGGGAAGTGATGGGCGTGTCGAAGGACTATGCCCTGGCGCTCTACAAGGCCTGCCTCTCGGCCGGCTACACGCTGCCCTCGAGCGGCAAGGCGGTGGTGACCATCGCCGACCGGGACAAGGACGAGGCCCTGCCGCTGGTCCGGAGCTTGGTGAACCTGGGGTTTGAGATCGTGGCCACCGAGGGCACGGCGGCGTTCCTGCGCAGCCGGGCGATCACCGTGGAGGTGGCCCGCAAAGTGCACGAGGGCTCCCCGAACATCGTGGACCTAATCCGCGAAAACCGGATCCACCTAGTGGTGAACACCCTGACCAAGGGCAAGCTGACCACCCGCGACGGTTTCCGGATCCGGCGGGCCGCGGTGGAGATGGGTGTGCCCTGCCTGACGTCGCTGGATACGGCCCGGGTGGTCATCGAAGTGATGCGGGCGCGCCAGCGGGGCGAAACGATGCCGCTGATCCCGCTCCAGGAGTACGTGTCCTGA